In Pyricularia oryzae 70-15 chromosome 2, whole genome shotgun sequence, one genomic interval encodes:
- a CDS encoding CMGC/RCK/MAK protein kinase, translating into MTVSHDYPHRGSNHPPANMLALEDRFEVLKEIGDGSFGSVALARVRTAGAAVARRGTVVAIKTMKKTFESFTPCLELREVVFLRTLPAHAHLVPALDIFLDPFTKKLHIAMEYMEGNLYQLMKAREHKALDNASVKSILFQIMQGLEHIHAHSFFHRDIKPENILVSTSGHNESSTSFRRYSSIVNPPAQAYTVKIADFGLARETHSKLPYTTYVSTRWYRAPEVLLRAGEYSAPVDIWAVGAMAVEVATLKPLFPGGNEVDQVWRVCEIMGSPGNWYNKTGGRVGGGEWREGTRLAGKLGFSFPKMAPHAMDTILQAPQWPSSLSQFVTWCLMWDPKNRPTSTQALAHEYFADAVDPLRPKSSASRILGRKQSDLNKGKDSATSTPTSSKSWFRKSLIGRTDSNESAAPAPVAKDVAPRPAPIHTVSEINQPKARPPVATSKRTTWTNGPSNVAPMPILPTIRPISPMSDAVTAQAASNRTPAYNDAYANASSNRGTEKASKKIGRQLSVASSTNHYAEIHRQQAERALNGNGGLASPPSGKQEKESFFSHLRKRARRFSGRHQAPISPTYDDVEAQAGCGPFASNRSSMVIDQQGQAAGKDSHGDYMAEPPAVPVHNVPANNNGTLKRHHSLPHHQPRSVDNLMNAARNGNNVPGGPISSRTRRAQAGQPGGMHQYDAPDEEDELLDEVLTSTHNAMTKLENKDKAPPHSNSHYNNMAKTPASNRNSAAAAHNANLNPYPTPSPSANGNSVLFGDGSENVTPKPLNLEKGNTSTPTDYGKWPTPPYEESEWAASASASIWAASHRF; encoded by the coding sequence GTTGCCATCAAGACGATGAAAAAGACTTTTGAGTCCTTTACCCCATGTCTGGAGCTCCGTGAAGTCGTTTTCTTGAGGACGCTACCAGCACACGCTCACCTCGTGCCTGCTCTGGACATCTTCTTGGACCCCTTCACCAAGAAGCTGCACATTGCCATGGAGTACATGGAGGGAAACCTCTACCAACTAATGAAGGCGAGGGAACACAAGGCACTCGACAACGCCAGCGTAAAGAGCATCCTTTTTCAGATTATGCAAGGTCTCGAGCACATACACGCACACAGCTTCTTTCACAGAGACATTAAGCCCGAAAACATTTTGGTATCAACCTCTGGACACAACGAATCTTCGACATCTTTCAGGAGATACTCGTCAATTGTCAACCCTCCAGCACAGGCATACACTGTTAAGATTGCCGACTTTGGACTGGCAAGAGAAACGCATTCGAAACTCCCATACACGACCTACGTCTCAACGAGATGGTACCGCGCACCCGAAGTGCTCCTCAGAGCCGGCGAATATTCCGCCCCCGTCGACATCTGGGCCGTCGGTGCCATGGCTGTAGAGGTGGCTACACTCAAGCCCCTCTTTCCAGGTGGCAACGAGGTCGACCAGGTGTGGAGGGTTTGCGAAATCATGGGTAGCCCCGGTAACTGGTACAACAAGACCGGTGGGCGCGTTGGAGGCGGTGAATGGAGGGAAGGCACCCGCTTGGCAGGCAAGCTCGGCTTCTCATTCCCCAAGATGGCGCCACATGCTATGGATACGATCCTGCAGGCCCCCCAGTGGCCCTCGTCTTTGAGCCAGTTTGTCACGTGGTGTTTGATGTGGGACCCCAAAAACAGGCCGACATCAACACAGGCACTGGCTCATGAATACTTTGCCGACGCCGTTGACCCCTTGCGACCCAAGTCGTCAGCATCGAGGATCTTGGGCCGCAAGCAGTCCGATCTTAACAAGGGCAAGGACTCTGCAACCTCGACGCCAACGTCGTCCAAGTCATGGTTTAGAAAATCATTGATTGGTCGTACCGACAGCAACGAGAGTGCTGCCCCAGCTCCAGTGGCCAAGGATGTCGCTCCCAGGCCTGCTCCCATCCATACCGTCAGTGAGATAAATCAACCCAAGGCAAGGCCTCCTGTTGCTACTAGCAAGCGTACCACCTGGACCAATGGTCCTTCGAATGTTGCGCCTATGCCCATTCTGCCAACCATCAGACCGATATCTCCCATGTCGGATGCCGTGACTGCACAAGCAGCAAGCAACAGGACACCGGCATACAACGATGCCTACGCAAACGCATCGAGCAACCGGGGTACAGAGAAGGCCTCCAAGAAGATCGGACGCCAACTATCGGTTGCATCAAGCACAAATCACTATGCTGAGATTCATCGGCAACAGGCCGAGCGAGCTCTTAATGGTAACGGAGGTCTTGCCTCGCCACCCAGTGGTAAGCAGGAGAAGGAAAGCTTCTTCTCGCACCTTCGCAAGAGGGCACGCAGGTTCTCGGGCCGCCACCAAGCTCCGATATCACCGACGTATGACGATGTCGAGGCTCAGGCCGGATGCGGACCGTTTGCCAGCAACAGATCATCGATGGTCATTGATCAACAAGGTCAGGCAGCAGGCAAGGACTCACACGGCGACTACATGGCAGAGCCTCCGGCTGTACCGGTCCACAACGTGCCGGCAAACAACAATGGCACTCTCAAAAGACATCACTCGCTTCCGCACCACCAGCCTAGGTCTGTGGACAATCTCATGAATGCTGCTCGTAACGGAAACAATGTTCCTGGCGGTCCAATTTCGAGCCGCACGCGGAGAGCGCAGGCTGGCCAACCCGGGGGGATGCATCAATACGACGCGCcagacgaggaagacgagcTCTTGGACGAAGTTCTCACATCTACGCACAACGCCATGACAAAGCTTGAgaacaaggacaaggcccCACCGCATAGCAATTCCCACTACAACAACATGGCCAAGACGCCCGCCAGTAATCGCAactctgccgccgctgcaCACAATGCCAACCTTAACCCGTACCCGACACCATCTCCGTCCGCCAACGGGAACTCGGTCCTCTTTGGCGACGGAAGTGAGAACGTGACACCGAAGCCCCTAAATCTGGAGAAGGGCAATACTTCTACACCCACAGACTATGGCAAGTGGCCCACTCCCCCATACGAGGAGTCGGAATGGGCTGCGTCTGCATCAGCTAGCATCTGGGCCGCGAGTCACCGATTTTAG